From the Winogradskyella forsetii genome, the window CAGCTTTGCAGGGTTTGGCAAACACGGCTGTACAACTCACTGTAAATAGCAGCCCAAATATGAAAGATGCCAAACAGATTGTTGTAAAACCTTTAAGTTCTGAAACCCGTCTAAGACATCTCGCTTGGATTGAAAATAACAGAAAGCGTGTTGATGAAGCGACTAATGGAAAAGTAGGCTACATTTATGTACGCAGTACAGGAAGGGATGGCCAAAATGAATTGGTAAGACAATTCTATGCACAAATGGAGAAAGAAGGTTTAATCATTGATGAACGCTTTAATAGTGGTGGGCAGATTCCAGACCGTTTCATAGAACTTTTAGATCGGAAACCACTCGCCTTTTGGGCGGTAAGGGACGGCAAGGATTGGGCCTGGCCTCCATCTGGTAACTTTGGAGCAAAAGTGATGCTTATCAATGGATTTAGTGGTTCTGGAGGCGATGCTTTTCCAGATTATTTTAGAAAACGGAACCTTGGACCGCTCATTGGCACAAGAACTTGGGGAGGACTTATTGGTATCTCAGGAGCGCCTTCGCTTATAGATAATGGAGGTGTTACCGTACCGACGTTTAGAATGTACGACCCTTCGGGTGAATGGTTTAAGGAAGGGCATGGTGTAGATCCTGATATCGAAGTTATTGAAGATTTCCAAAGTCTAGCTAAAGGAACAGATGCACAGCTCGAAGCAGGAATTACAGAGGTGATGAAACTTATGGAAACTAATTTTAAAACACCGTCTAGACCAGCTTATGAAAAGAGGAATTAAGTAATTAATTTCTAATTCAATAGAAAAGGATTGTTTTTTAGGGCAATCCTTTTTTTGTGCTCCATATGCTCGAGATTCTTAATATACTTTACATAAAACAGCGACAACAACCTTCCATCTGATTCAACAGAAACAATAAATTTTCATAAAAGATGATGACATTCTTCTAGGTTATCGATATATAAGTGTACAACAAAAACTAATCCATTAAAAACAAAATATTATGAAAACATCACACTTTTTTCACTTCGTAATCGCTACAGTTCTTTGCTTCTCTTGCGGCAATAAAGAAAATAACGACAATACAGAATTTGATTATGAATCTGAAGATTACATGCAATATGATACTCAGCAAAGCGATTATTCCCAGAATAATAATGGGCAGCAAGATGCCAATTTTAATAACAACTATAATCAAAAAGACAGTTACAATGGTAATAGTCAAGATAATGCCATCTACAATCAAAATGGCAATGGGCAACAGAACGTAAATTACCAGAAGAATAACCAACAACAAGAAACAAGCAACGGTAGGTTAAAACCTTATAAAATTATGTCTCCACAATTTGGAATGCCATTTGGAATTATGCCAATTCCTCAAACTTGGCAGAAAAAAGGCCAAAATCAAGAAAATATACTCTTTGAAAGTGCCAATGGTGTAAAAGTTTATAACGAGCAATATGTCTCATTTAGATATCATAATGATCCATCACAAAACCAATTTGCGCAGCAAAACGGAGCCAATGTTCAACCTTTAAAATCTTTAGAACAAGTTATAAACGAAGACTTCAAGCCTTATTTACAAAAGGAAGGCGTAACGTTTGTTAGACAATATCCATTACCTCAGTTGGCACAATTAGATAAGCGTATAGATAGTTATATGTTTAAGGCCACACCAGAGAACAAACAATTCCAGTGTATGGTAACAGAATGGAAAGATCAAAAAGGTAATTTATCTCTTGGAGTGGTCCGCTATTTTGTAACACAATATACAGCTGTTGGCGGTATAGATTGGGGTTACACTATCAATTCAATGGAAGCTCCTCAAAGTGCCTATCAAAATGCCAAACAAGATGTCATCTATTCTTTACTTAATTTACAAATCAATCCTCAATGGGTAAAAACCAACAATGAGCATTATTCTCAAATGGCGCAGCGAAGTAATGCCGGACACCAAGCAAGAATGGCAGCCATAGAAGCGACTGGTAGAGCCATACGCCAAAACGGAAAAACCTATAGCGATATGTTAGATAGCAGTCATGAAAGCTGGAAAAGAAGAAATGCTGTATCTGATGCAGGACAGGCAAGAGCTGTAGATGGCATTTGGGAACGTAGAAATATGACCGATGGATCTGGCAACACTTATAAAATTGACGGTTATGATAACAATGTTTGGATGAACGGTAACAACGAATATTACGGTACTGACAATCCTAATTGGAATCCAAATATTGACAATTATACCAATGATGAAAACTGGGAGCAATTACAAGACGTCAATGGCGGAGGTTATTAATCCCAATCACTTAAAATGAAACTTACAACCATTTTTATAATCATTTTTATACTTGCCTTTACATCTTGTAAAGGCGAGTATATTTCAAATTCAGTAGAAGATTTGGCAGAATTGCATGAAACCGATGCAAGGTCTCACAGCCATCAAGACCATATTCTTGCAGAAACACCAACTCTAAAATACTATCCTGTTCTTGATGACACACAGGAAGTCGTTGGTGCTTATCCATTTCCTGCAGATTGGATTTTAAATACAGCTACAGATTCCATATTTATTCAAAGTCCATTAGGAGGAAAAGTATTTAAAAACTATTCGAATTATTTTTGGGATTATAGATCTTCGGAATTAAATAATAAATACAAAACACCAATTAATACCGCTGCTTTTAAAACTATTGAAACGCTTCTGAAAGAAGATTTTATGCCTTATGCGGACTCTTTAAACATTGAACTGACACATCAATACGAACTTCCTGAAGTAGCAAAACTATATAAAGACATTTCATCTTTATATTATTCATATCACAAACCAAAAGAAGACACTTTCAAAGCCTTGGCTACAGAATGGCGAGACGAAAAAGGTATTAAATCCATGTTGATTATAGTTCAGCAGTCTCAAATTTTCGAAAATGAAACACTTTGGGGTTATACCTTGCACACTATGGAAGTACCTGAAGCCTATTTTGAGGTTACTAAGGAATATTTTTTTGTACAGTTTAAAAAACTACAAAACCTGTTACCAATATATATACGAAGCGAATAAACGCAATACAAACATTCCTTACAATAACAATTGTCGATATTATACCATAAAAGAAAGACAAGAGCGACGAGAAGCGATCCATAAGGAAAAACTAAGAACTGGCATGTTTTCTAAAAACTTAGATGAATATCTAGAATTTTTAAGGTCGAAAGGCTTTTTAACCATTAAGGATTCTAATGACGTTTGTAATTTAACCACCTATTATAAAAAGGAAGAATACAGAAAACATAATTTAGATAGTATTTACACGTCATATGTACCCATTGATAACTCTTATAAAAACTAACGTGAGAAAGGATAGCCTATAAAATTTGCTTTAAATAAGCCTTTGACAATCACTACCTAACCTAAACCTTTCCAAATTTATGAGAAATTTAAGACGGTAGATTTTAGAAGGCTGATGTATCTAAGTATATTTAGTACATTAACTTTAAAAACCAAATAGAATGAAAACTTTATATGAAGCAACCACAAAAGCTGAAGGCGGAAGAGCAGGTCACATTAAATCTGAAGATGGTCCATTAGACCATAATCTTTCTGTACCAAAATCAATGGGAGGCAAAGGTGGAAATGGCACCAACCCAGAACAACTTTTCGGCGCAGCTTATGCAGCATGTTTTGGAGGCGCACTTCAATCCGTTGCCAAAAACGAGGGTATTGAAATAGATGACGAAGCCCTAAGTGTCACCGCAGTCATAGGATTTTGCAAAGACGATGATGGTTTTTTCCTAGAAGCTACTTTAGATTGTTATATTCCTGGAGTTGATTTAGAAACTGGAGAAGACCTCGTGGAAAAAGCTCATGAAGCGTGTCCTTTTAGTAAAGCCACACGTGATAATATTACAGTAACCTTGAATTTATTGTTGGATGAGTAAATTGTAAGATCTTATTAATTGAATAATTTATTGAACCACACATATTTTAAAAGGATTGTGTGGTTTTTTTTATGTGGTAGGTTGATATTCTGAGAATAAAAGACATAAATTACTACGTCTATCTTATTTATGTGTAGGCTGTAATAAACATAAAGGTTTCGGCTAGGAAGCATATGGCCCTACCGTTTCAAAAAGCAGACGTTAGGTAGTTCTTTTAAAAAAAACACTTATTTTGTCTTGGCATTTTTCTTAATAGTATTGATTCCTGTCTTATAAGGGAAAATAATTTAACTTTTGAATGAGGATATTGAGATAATTATTTCGAAGTCAAATAATTTGATTAAATGTTTCAAAATCCCATAGTAATAACTCCGATTACTTGCTTATACAATTTTAAAAAACTTATACTTAATCTATCACAAACTTAAATCCAGCTATAATTATACTCGAACCAAAAGTCGTGTCCCTATCATATTTATAGAATTTTAGGTCTATACTTTTAAGACCAAAACTGAAAATCTTAGTACTTGCAAAAATGTCCGTGTAAGATACTCCAAATCCAAATTGATTTGCAGAATACTTGGAAAGGTCATAATCTGAAGTATAAAATTCATCTGTGGACAAAGCGCCTTCATAAGCTCTAAAGTAATCTGCTGCGGTCTGATTATAGAATCTATATGATGGATAGAGTGTAAATTTATCTGTAATCTTCACTGGCACTTCAACACTTGCAGTATGTGAGTTGATGCCCCAATCGTCAAAATAATAGCGGTAAAAGGTGCGTACCGTTAGCACCTCATTAAGGTACCAGTTTAACCGACCACCAACAGCAACTTTAAATCTTGAATCTGGCAAACGCTCGATGGCATCAGCGAGTTGAAAATTATCAATAAAAGAATCGGCTACATCTCCAAAATATACACGCTGAAACGGCGTAGATAATAAGCCTTGTTGTTTCACAAAATCCAACGCCAATGAGCCTTGAACATTTTTATGCAATATCTGCGAAAACCCTAAGCCTAATGAATATGAATTACGTCCTTCACTATCAAAGGGCTCAAATCTCGGATTGTAATTTACGTTTCCGGTAATGGTGTTTTGGGTAAACAGACGGTCATTCAGTCCACTTCCTTCAGCTGTAAAAGCTCTCAACTCTGTAGGGTAAATAGCTTTCCAAGTGTCGATATAAACATTACCACTTACACTCAATTCCGTATTCTTTTCATTAAAAAGTTTAGTGTAACTGCCGCCTACACCTACAGAAAAATAATCATATTCGGTCGATAGCGATACCCTTGCCGACCAAATATCGTTACGGTCATCAGAACTATGACTGTAGCTTCCATTAACGTTTGCCCATAAATCACTACTAGAAGCTCCAGACGAAGCCTGAAAAGGGTCTGCTGAACCATCATCAAATGGCCCAACATTACTGGATGATGCAGAAGTATATGCAGAAACACCAGCATCAATGGTCAGCACATCGTCATCATTTAATGGAATAGAGATCACAAATGTACCTGTAACATCAGTTAACTCTTCAGTACCTATACCACCACTTACAGCTGCATTATCGCCATCTTGGGTATAATAACTGGTTAAGAAATCTACTTCTGTAGTTTCTAAAACCCGTTTTTTATAGACTTTTGTTGAGTCTTGTCCTGTCTGTGAGTTCGCCCCTTCCGCTTGGCTCAGGACAGGTTTCGCAAAAGCGAAAACACAAAAAAATAAAATTATTCTCTTCAACTAATTATTGTTTTTTTTAATAAATAAATACTGCTCTACAGCAGTATAGCTTCGACTCAAATTTTTATGAGCTCTTAGAAGCATAAAAATTTCTCATGGTTAATTACAACCGCAACCACCGCCTGTTTTTCCTCCATTGGCGCCCACTGCTGCTTCGCGGTAGGAATGCGCCGTAGTCACATTACGGTCGCACTTCTTGTCTGTCAATGCCATATCTGGATCGTTGAGGTTTACCTTTTCATAGTCTTTTACCACTACGCAACTGCTGAAGCAAACCGCAAGTAAAGCTGTTACCATCATTTTTTTTATCATAATATTATTTTTAATTAGTGGTATCTATTTCTATATTTTTAGACGTTGTGATATTTCCTTTATCATCTATAATGATACATTCTA encodes:
- a CDS encoding organic hydroperoxide resistance protein, whose amino-acid sequence is MKTLYEATTKAEGGRAGHIKSEDGPLDHNLSVPKSMGGKGGNGTNPEQLFGAAYAACFGGALQSVAKNEGIEIDDEALSVTAVIGFCKDDDGFFLEATLDCYIPGVDLETGEDLVEKAHEACPFSKATRDNITVTLNLLLDE
- a CDS encoding DUF4266 domain-containing protein; protein product: MIKKMMVTALLAVCFSSCVVVKDYEKVNLNDPDMALTDKKCDRNVTTAHSYREAAVGANGGKTGGGCGCN
- a CDS encoding DUF3570 domain-containing protein → MKRIILFFCVFAFAKPVLSQAEGANSQTGQDSTKVYKKRVLETTEVDFLTSYYTQDGDNAAVSGGIGTEELTDVTGTFVISIPLNDDDVLTIDAGVSAYTSASSSNVGPFDDGSADPFQASSGASSSDLWANVNGSYSHSSDDRNDIWSARVSLSTEYDYFSVGVGGSYTKLFNEKNTELSVSGNVYIDTWKAIYPTELRAFTAEGSGLNDRLFTQNTITGNVNYNPRFEPFDSEGRNSYSLGLGFSQILHKNVQGSLALDFVKQQGLLSTPFQRVYFGDVADSFIDNFQLADAIERLPDSRFKVAVGGRLNWYLNEVLTVRTFYRYYFDDWGINSHTASVEVPVKITDKFTLYPSYRFYNQTAADYFRAYEGALSTDEFYTSDYDLSKYSANQFGFGVSYTDIFASTKIFSFGLKSIDLKFYKYDRDTTFGSSIIIAGFKFVID